The sequence below is a genomic window from Salinispira pacifica.
TGTTGATGCCGCTCAGGGGGGTTGCGATCAGGGCGGAAATATTCTGAAGTTCTTTCTGTATCTCCCTGATTCTGCTTTTCAGCTGGCCGTGGAGCTGCAGGGTGTCAGCCTGGTTTTTCTCCCCGCCGGGTTTTTCACGGCGGGAGTTCTCCCGGGCGGGCTTTTCCGGAATTCCCTGTTCTCCGGGTTCGGCAAGGGCTGCCCGAGCCATCCCGATAACCGAGACCAGTTCATCTATCTCCCCCAGCACGGTGAAGACCGGCTCGGATTTATACCGGCGCTCCCCGCCGAAAAGACTGCTTTTCCCGGTATCCCCTCCCCGGGTTGTAATCATGGAAAAATCTATTGCCACACATCCCTCCTTGAGGTCCTTCGGGAAGAAAGACCATATGTGTACTGCTGCAATATACCCAGCTGAGATGAGAAAGCAAGAGTGGAATGTAAAAAAAGCACCGGCCTGAGAGGCTGGGGATCTATACGTGATTTCCCTGATAATCCTGGATCTTGGACATGGTCCGCAGTTTCTTCATGGCCTTTTCCTGAATCTGACGCACCCGCTCCCTGGTTATTCCAAGATACTTCCCCGTCTCTTCCAGGGTGAACGGACCTTCTCCGGCAAGTCCGAAGCGAAGCTGAATAATCTTCATTTCCCGTTCCGAAAGCTGGCGCAATACTTCATCCAGAGTATCCTGCAGAGTGAGGTGAAATACCCTGTCGAAGGGTTCTTCTGAATTGCTGTCCATGATCAGATCCGCAAGGGTGGTCATGTTATCGTCATCAACGGTGGTATCCAGGGATGCCGTCTCCTGACTGAGCTTCATAATATCCCGGATTTTGTCCGGGGGAAATTCAAGGTATTCGGAAAGCTCATGAACATCCGGATCCCGCCCCAGTTCCTGGGTGAGATGTTTGGCAACGAAATAGCATTTTTTAATGGTATTCAGCATGTGGATGGGGATGCGGATCACCCGGCCCTTGTCTGCCAGGCTTTTGATGATAGCCTGCCGGATCCACCAGGTCCCGTATGTGGAAAATCTGCATCCTTTGGTGTAATCGAAGCGTTCAACCGCTTCAATGAGTCCGATGTTTCCTTCGTCAATCAGATCCAGCAGGGATAATCCCCGGTGCTGAAATTTCTTGGCGATGGAGACCACCAGGCGGAGATTGGCGTTGATCATCTTGTTTTTATAAAAACGGAACATCTCTTCCGTCTCATCAAGCATGCGCTGGTCAACGGAGTCGTCTTCGTTCTGCAGTGCTTCCCTGAGTACGGCCATCTCTTCACGCTTCCGTGCGATCTTTTCTCCGAGATCCTTTTCTTCATGAACTGTCAGAAGGGGATAGTGGGCAATCTGCTTCAGATAAAGAGCCAGCAGATCGGTATCGTAGCCTCCGGGAGTTGCCTGTTCGTCCTGATTTAATCGTGTGGAGGGATCAGCCTGTGCAAGTGCATTATTCATATTGTACCTTCCATTCTCTCGAGAGGTTTTGAAACATCCTTGTTCCAAGGGGACAAGTACCTTAAGGCTAAGTGTAATTCATAAAACTTCAAAGTCCAGGGAAAACACAGTTTTTTTCCATAAAATAACAGGTTTTTCACAATATATGCACCAATCAGCGGGGGGCGGTGTTGGGATCCAGATATCTGCCTTCCTTCCAGACGCTGAAATATACCTGTACATCCGGCAGAAGAGGACTTGCCCCAAGTTCACCGATCAGCTGCCCGGTGGTCAAATCGTCTCCCTGATTGACAAAGAGTCGCCTGTTTCCCCCGTAAATATAGATATACCCCCGGGGGTTCTGAACAAACACCACATTCCCCAGGGTTGAATGGGGACCGCTGTATACCACCCGGCCGGGGCCCACGGAATTGATGGCATCTCCGGGGTTTCCCTTGATCACAATGCCGGGAAATTTCCCGGCAAAGCTGTAGCGTTCCCCTTCGTGGGGCCAATACAGTCCGTCGCCCCCGCTGCTGGGTTCACTGGTGAGAATGGTTCCTTCCCGGGCGGGCTGGTCGCCCCCGGAGGAAGCGGAGTTCTGATCGTCTTCCGATGTGCCGGCTTCCGCTGCAGGAGAATCGTTGCCGTTATCTGCTGTGCGGGTCTCTTCTTCCGGGTTCGCTGTAAGTGCCCGGACTCTGATTATCTGTCCCGGCTTAATAATGCTGTCTTCCTGAATATTATTAATGCGCAGAAGTTCTTCCATGCTCATGCCGGTTCGCCGGGAGATACTGAACAGAGTATCGCCCACAAGAATTTCATAATCACTCAGCGGGTATTCGGGTGAGGACTGCTCGGGAATCTCCAGAGTCTGTCCCACTTTGAGGTTACGAACATCATCAATGCCGTTGATGCTCATGAGGGTATTCAGTTCTATATTGTAACTGCGGGAAATTGAATAGAGGGTATCTCCGGACTTCACCGTATATTCTATTTCCTCAGCCACCGCCGTGGAAGAGGAAAGAAGTATCAAACTAAGCAGTACAGCTGTCGTACCAAGGTTTCGGGGCATGTAAAGTCCTCCTGGCGTCTCGTGAATAACTTCGGCAGAAATAGGCCACAAATCAAGTTCCAGTTGTACTAAAATAGGCTGGGAGATGTACATGGAAAACCTTTCGCTGATCATCATTGAGGACGACGCCATCATCGGTATGGATCTGAAAAGACGCTTGAACAAGATGGGAATTCTATCGGTGCAGATTTTTGCCAATGCCCAGAAAGCCCTGCAGCAGCTGCGGAATGAAAGCTGTGATCTGGTTCTCATGGATATCGGTCTCCCCGGGGAAATGGACGGTGTGGATGCCGCAGCAATTATCCGCCAGCAGTACCATATTCCCGTTGTG
It includes:
- a CDS encoding sigma-70 family RNA polymerase sigma factor, which translates into the protein MNNALAQADPSTRLNQDEQATPGGYDTDLLALYLKQIAHYPLLTVHEEKDLGEKIARKREEMAVLREALQNEDDSVDQRMLDETEEMFRFYKNKMINANLRLVVSIAKKFQHRGLSLLDLIDEGNIGLIEAVERFDYTKGCRFSTYGTWWIRQAIIKSLADKGRVIRIPIHMLNTIKKCYFVAKHLTQELGRDPDVHELSEYLEFPPDKIRDIMKLSQETASLDTTVDDDNMTTLADLIMDSNSEEPFDRVFHLTLQDTLDEVLRQLSEREMKIIQLRFGLAGEGPFTLEETGKYLGITRERVRQIQEKAMKKLRTMSKIQDYQGNHV
- a CDS encoding ATP:cob(I)alamin adenosyltransferase, whose amino-acid sequence is MAIDFSMITTRGGDTGKSSLFGGERRYKSEPVFTVLGEIDELVSVIGMARAALAEPGEQGIPEKPARENSRREKPGGEKNQADTLQLHGQLKSRIREIQKELQNISALIATPLSGINKIRPLDKDEHAWVDYLNEIIAGLETSEERYIAHIRLDGFIIPGDDERSARLDVARTVCRRVERHFISFMQSLSTEYYRLVQNYINRLSDLLFILARFIEQNPIPPGHGRRT
- a CDS encoding M23 family metallopeptidase, coding for MPRNLGTTAVLLSLILLSSSTAVAEEIEYTVKSGDTLYSISRSYNIELNTLMSINGIDDVRNLKVGQTLEIPEQSSPEYPLSDYEILVGDTLFSISRRTGMSMEELLRINNIQEDSIIKPGQIIRVRALTANPEEETRTADNGNDSPAAEAGTSEDDQNSASSGGDQPAREGTILTSEPSSGGDGLYWPHEGERYSFAGKFPGIVIKGNPGDAINSVGPGRVVYSGPHSTLGNVVFVQNPRGYIYIYGGNRRLFVNQGDDLTTGQLIGELGASPLLPDVQVYFSVWKEGRYLDPNTAPR